attgtaaataagaatttgttcttaactgacttgcctagttaaataaaaggtaaaaaagaaaagaaatggATATCTTTCCGTTACATACTGCCATTTCCACTCACCTGCAGCATCCACGTGTTGGTCAAATATGTGGTGCATGCCAGCAAAAGCATAGTTCTCGCTCAGAGTGGTGTCCCCTGCCATGGCACGGCTAGCCTCTGCTACAGAGGTTGGCACCAAGGCACCCGAGGGCCTGTAGGCACAAACAAACCAACATTTCCAATCAGGAAGAATAATTTATTACACATTTGACCATCACTCAATGAAATGCTGTGCTTATAAACATGAAACAGTATTTCAAAAGAAAAGAGACTAAAGGATGAATGGGGTCAGTAAGGAGTGGCTGGGGTTACCGCTCATCGTAGACTGCCCTGTTCATCTGGGCCTGTAACTGGTAGGAGCCTCTGCTCACCGATCGGCGGTGACCACGAGCCCCCTGAGCACGGGGGTCCTCCTCAAAGTCCTGTCAAGAAAGAGGGTGGGAGAAAGAGCAAGCAGACCTAATGGAGTGAGTGCAAGTGCATGCAGTGAGAGACTTACAGGCCATATAAAAACAATCATCTTCTCGACCTGCCTACATCACCAAACTGCCTACGtttgtctttctccctccatctcaatTTACCTTGTCGGCATCTCATCTCAGTCTAATCTTGACTGTTCAAGCTGCTTATTGACAGtattctctttctgtctgtctcgcgCTCACTCTGCCCTTGTCTCAGTCTAACCTCCATGCGGTCCAGTGTGGTGCGGGAGCTGCGCACACTGCTGGCCCTGAAGCTGCTCTGCTCAGACAGGGGTCCGTAGCGCAGGCCCAGCAGCTGGCTGCGCAGCCTCACATAACGCCTGCGCAGCCCCGGCTCAAAGCCACACTTGGCGTTCTCCCTGAGCAGCTGGCTGCGCCGGCGGATGTATTGCGTGCGGAACTGTGGGAACGTAGGTGTGCGGTAAGCATTGTATCTGTGAAGGGACCACGGAaaggggtagtgagagagagagagacagacaacagttATTAGCAACAGTAGGATCTTGGAATGGTAATTTCTCACTTTGTACCTTTTGATAATTTTGCTTGAACTGAGGACTGATGTATAAGTATTAGGTTTACTATTCACTAATACAAACATGCTGACAGCAGTTTTACTACAATCAAGGCCCTTGGCTAGCCTGGTTTAACCAGACTAACGACTGCGCTCACCATTGTTTCAGCAGCGGTCAGTCTAGTTTAACCAGGCTATCCCTAGACAGCAATCCATGCAAGATTTGTATCAGAAGACTTGTTTGTATCAGTACTCTGAGGTCATGTCGTGCCACCAATTCTTTATATTAGAGACCTACCTTGCGTCCACTGCCAACACCTGCTGCCAAACTGCAGCCATTCCACAAACATTCAAGATAGAGAGGATGCCAGGGCAGATATCAGATCCCTATCAATACAAACATCACAGCTAATTAGAGAATGGTAGGGGAGTAAGCTACATGAAGGCTAATTCAATTTAGCCTCCAGAGTGTGTGGTACAGAACACTGCCAGCTACAGCGGCATTGATCCCGGGATCTAGCTGCAGCGGCATTGATCCCGGGATCTAGCTGCAGCGGCATTAATCACGGGATCTAGCTACAGCGGCATTAATCACGGGATGTAGCTACAGCGGCATTGATCACGGGATCTAGCTACAGCGGCATTAATCACGGGATCTAGCTACAGCGGCATTAATCACGGGATGTAGCTACAGTGGCATTAATCACGGGATCTAGCTACAGCGGCATTAATCACGGGATCTAGCTACAGCGGCATTAATCACGGGATGTAGCTACAGCGGCATTGATCACGGGATCTAGCTACAGCGGCATTAATCACGGGATGTAGCTACAGCGGCATTAAATCACGGGATCTAGCTACAGCGGCATTAATCACGGGATGTAGCTACAGCGGCATTGATCACGGGATCTAGCTACAGAGGCAAAGAAAGCCAGCATTGGGCACAGTGTAATGTCATTTGTGTTCCAGATGGTAGCTACTCTGTCATAACAGGACAGGTAGAAACAGACACGATCCAGCGATTGACTTCTTGACATTAAAGGGTTGCCCTATTATAATGACAGCTACATTGCTAGTCACAGAATATCAATGACAAAAGACAGAAACGGGGCCGAAATGTTTTATGCAGATGCCACAAAACTAACTTGCTAACCGACCCAGTTAGTCTATGACTGCTCACGAACGTCGGCTTCAAAGTGCTTATACTATGTGAAAACAGCTATGctagcccttgatcatgactcagATCCAttacatatacaaaagtatgtgaacaccccttcaaattagtggattcggccatttcagacacacccattgctgacaggtgtataaaatcgagcacacagccttgcaatctccatagacaaacattggaagtagaatggccttactgaagatgtcagtgactttcaacgtggcaccgccatagggtgccacctttccaacaagtcagttcatcaaatttcttccCTGGCTAGAGATGCCCTGGTCagttgtaagtgctgttattgtgaagtggaaacgtctcggAGCAACAACGgatcagccgcgaagtggtaggccacacaaactaaCAGAACGGGAACACCGAGTTCTGAAGCATGTAAAAATGTCTGCCCTCTGTTGCAACACACTacggagttccaaactgcctctggaagcaacgtcagcacaagaactgttcatcgggagcttcatgaaatgggtttccatggccgagcagctgcacaaaagcctaagatcaccatgtgcaatgccaagcggtggctggagtggtgtaaagctcgctgccattggactctggagcattgGAAACGCAGTCGCTGGAGTGATGAAATCACTCTTTACTATCTGACAGTCCATAAGACAAGTCTGGACTCGATGGATGCTAGGAGAACAcgccaatgcatagtgccaactgtaaagtcagggtttgggctaggccccttagttgcaGAGAAGGGACATCTTAACagtacagcatacaattacattctagatctagacgattctgtgcttccaactttgtggcaacagtttagggaaggccctttcctgtttcagcatgataatgccccaattcacaaagtgaggtccatacagaaatggtttgtagagattggtgtggaagaacttgactggcctgcacagaaccctgacctcaaacacctttgggatgaattggaacgctgactgtgagccaggtatatcgccaaacatcagtgcctcactaatgctcttgtggctgaatggaagcaagtccccgcagcaatattcaaacatatagtggaaagccttcccagaagagtggaggctgttatagcagaaaaggggtgaccaactccatattaatgcccatgattttggaattagataatcgacgagcaggtgtccacacttttggccatgtagtgtaagtCATTGAAGAAGGAGTCTTCTGTAGGGGGAAGTTTTTTAAGACTAGAGCCACAACGATTGGTCTGAACATTAACATGCATTGCTTGCCTTAAGTTTTTGAAGCATAAGgaccttatctttcatatcagcaagaaattatttaaaaaaaacaaaaggttaaattgatacacacctttatagggttagggttcccaCATGGTCATATTTCCATATTTGAGTGCTTGTAAAGATGAAAGACAGAGTGgactacctgtgctaattagTTATCTAGGTCTCAGAACACCTGCGTGTAAAGGGAAGACAGACACCACAAATGTGTTGTCACTGAAAAAGACCGTCACTGCGTTAAAACACTGTACAGGAAGTGTGTCTTTTGCATTTCtgaaattattttgatgtgatatgaaagtagagggttatgtttctagaaccgtaCCGCAATTGAGAATCAATTCACGTTTAGATAATGAATTTGGTTGTTTTTGCTTCCAAAGCCAATTTGCCCTTTAAAAAGAACACGTACGTTAATGTTCGGCTCCTTTAGTCAAATATTGGGCTAGCTACAGTTGCTTGCTAGCCATGTCTGATCAATAACTGGACGCCCCTGTCCTCAAATGCCACTTAGCAGACTGATTTTGTTTATTTCTTCAAAAGCAATTTAAACTACATCCTTTTCCATAAAAAATTACGGTCAACATATAAAGAAAACATCACAGATGGCTCACCTTCCTTCCTTAGCGTTTCGCTGTCAGTGTCAAATTGTGGCACCATTGATCCTGCCCACGTGCGCAGCTGCGCTGACTTGTAAAACATGTGGCTGACGCAGCATTGTTTAAACGCAATCGATATGATTTATAAATCAAATAATACGTCTGTACGCCAAAATGTTTGTACGCAGAGTTCGTACAGTCTTTAATAAACCAGGAAACCATGGTAATTAGGGCATTTCACAAAGAAATGCCTTAAgcgttttgtgtttttttgttgttattccaAGTTTTGCTTAGCGCTGTTGTTTATTTTCCAATACCCAACATATTCAACATGTATTATATAGTAAtggttttatatcaattacaccTACTCTAGTTGAAAAAAGCTTTCCCAGTTTTCCTGGTTCCACTTCTGTATTTCATCACTAGGTGGAGACCTTGACCGCAACACACCACACCCTGAGTACCAGCATGTATGGTCTCTCATTAGCACCACTATCTGAAGAGAGTTTTCTCCCTAATTGTCTTCCCCATGCCCTAAATGAACTTCAGAAGAAAAACAATATTGGGGATAGCTTAGTGAGATCTGACCTGCCCACTCAGACACtctacaccagtggaggctgctgaggggaggacggctcataataacgtctGGAATGGAGCAAATTGAATGACATCAAACAtgtggaaaccatggaaaccatgtgtttaatgtatttgataccattccaacaATTCTGCTCcacccattaccacgagcccgtcctcacAAATCAAGGTGcgaccaacctcctgtgcttgaCACCCATTCCAAATGGGAATTACAAATGTGGCTCATGTGCACAGTGCAATAGCACAATAAAAACATCCTTCTTCTGACACCCACATAcaggtaaaaaaacaacaactcccTGTTAGGGGTATCATCTCATGCAAGACAAAGTGAGTAATCTATCTCATAACCTGTTCATGTGGAAAAGCCTATGTGGGACAAACAAAAAGACAATTAAACAACACATAGCTGAACACCGCAGCTCAATCAGATGTAAGAACACAAACTATTCCGTAGCAGCTCACTTTGTTGAAGCTAGCCATCTCCTCCCTCAAATACACAGGTATTGAGTATGTTACTCTaccaaggagaggaggtaacatcgagatcctactactacagagggAGGCCTACTGGATAAAAAACCCCATTGAACTCTAGTGGTCTGAATATcgactttgatctcaggcccttctTATGAACAATTCTCCTTTTTTAATCAATAAGTCTGATACATGAATATATTCTTTCTACAGTTTATCAGTTTACACCCAATGTTCCCCCTTTTGATGATGTTTATTATGCATTATGGTTGAACCAAAATATTACATGGAACCAAACATTTTAATGAAATTGGAAACAATTAAATGTATGTAGATGCTAATATGATGTCAAATATCTAATTATCTTGCCATATGATAATAATAGCCTAGTGTACTCAACATGCTGTAAACGATTGTCTTTTAAGTTTCCCTCAATTAATTCTCATCAACTTAATAATTATGGCACAACCCTCACTATTGACATTGGTGgcactaattgcactgtttgtctaTATAATCTGGTTCAAGCATTCATGACATTACACTGAAGAAGGCAGTGATGCCGAAACATTGGTGGTTTACCCAATAAAtgactgggagtttatatatagaATGTGGACtctctttatttattttgatAGCTTACAGTTTATTcaccgttagtcagcacctctacacaaAGTCATTTATCTGGTTGCTTTTTATTCGACTTCAGCACTTTTCATAACAATCTAAAAGTGCTTCAAAAGCAGAAACATAAATAATACACGTACATACTATTATCTCTATGTAGGCCAGTATGCCTAAAATAATAGCCTAGGACAAAACTATTTGTTGTTGAATTTGAGGACAATGGCACAGCTCATCGTTCATACAATGGTGGGATTATGAGTTTGGGTCGCGCGCTCAGACGTTTCGCCTGAGCTCAGCAAAGGCCCGCAGGACAGTGTGCCTCTCGAGCGGCTGACGGGGCTCTTTGCATTTTCCCTGCGCTCTTTCCCGAAGGGGCCCCGGTGAAGGGAGCATTCAGGTGCTGGAGCCATAAATGAGCGATTTGGACGCCACATAAGCACTGAGTTTTTCTAAATAACACACAGACTTTGGACCACAGCCAAAATGCCCGGAACAAAAGGTATTTCTAAAGTAGTTTTTATGCTTTCATGTAGCCTATATATTTGTATTAGGCTatagcatattattattattttatagaAAATAAATGATTATATATAAAGGCTTTTCTCAAGGCAGTGTGTAATGTAGTGAATTTAGGCCAATGCTATATTTGTGTTTTATTCTATTCAAGCTAAATGATGAATTTGGGACTATCCATCTAGATAAATTGAACTAGATAAAAGAAGATACAAATTGGTAAATTCCCTAAGTCTCCCCTACAGTCATCAATTGACTTGATTATATGAACGTTATTGCAAAATTGAAAAGAAAATGCACCCTCTTCTTACCTGGATCATCATGAAGGGGACAGTTACTCTAAAGACTAATATATCAACATTCTTTCATCATTTGCAGGTAACAAATCTGACAAGAAATCAGCTACCAAGGTAAGAACAAGAAACCAGTACACAGTCCTCATTCATTGTAAGTTAAACATTCAAGTTTGAGTTTCTCTAAATGTAATTTCCCCCCATTTAATCTCCACAGCAACCTCAGAGTCCTAAGGAGCAACCGAAGAAAGCTGATCAGAAAGGAGATGATAACAAAAAGCAAGGAGGTAAGCATTAGATCTAGGACCGAGGGTAGGAGGATCATGGTCTTTTTAACAGCCTCATGTACAAAGTTTCATTTTCTATGTTTAAATGAACTCAATCCAGTCCTTGCTCTCAAAATGATTGGAGAGAGCTGGACCAAATGAATTACAGTTGGCTATCACTACCCATTGTTATGTGAGAAGCATGGCCCCTGTCTATTTCTGTGTTCTGTCCCCTCGCAGGACAGCCGAAGGGAGAGAAGCAATAATTTCCAGGCATTTGTGAAGATGGCTCTGGAGACTCTGCTGGGATCCTGCCGTCGCAAACATGGGGGTCCTTGGGGCAGGCAAGGCTGAAAAGCagcctcccatcctctccccatctcccttggAACTGCATACAGGCCCCGTCTTGATACACAACTGTGCCCACTTGCTCTCACAAGGGCAGAAAGTGACCTTGCTTTCCATCCATCAGTGACCCACTGTGTGTGACCTTTCTTCCCAGCCTGTTTCCCCTCGCTCATTGTTTGCTCTGGATTGTAGAACTCTTAGAAATGGACGGACACAAGGTCAAACCCAGCCAATGTTTCCAGAGTGTCCCCAGAAACTGAAACCTTGACCATTCCCAATCTTTCCCTCTTCCCAACCAAAATTCCTTATTTTGATCAAATGTCCAAACCATTCTTGTAAATAAGCAAATAAATCATTTTTTCCTAAAACAGTTCAGCAGTTTCTTGTTGTTACATGTTCACACAATATTTTCGAATGCCATGTAAGAACAGGTCTGCTTGGCAGAAATGGTTTACTttaagctagaatccttagttgctaaatccatttttggacttataaatgaatgatatatactgtacccattgattcttgaagaatataacttataaatgcctcatgagcttagtgcaactgtcacactccacgagaacccaacatataagcttgtttaactccaatgtttgtaaacaacaaacactttatagcctcaaaacatggttaacatTTTTTATATCATGGATAGTCAgttcttgcatccatagctctttctattaatttgagagtggttacatttctccaggtccAACCCTCAGATTTTTGCCAAAACAGGGGCGGGGTGCCCACTTTATTATTGTTTCAGTTAGCTTCCTTTAACAGCGAATAGTTCTTCACATGAACATGAAACAAAGATTCACTGTgaatagtctcgctattgttattctactgctgctctttaattacttgttacttttatttcttattcttattttatacatttaaaaaagtcagcatttcaccttaaggtacctgttgtattcggcgcatgtgactaataacatttgattggatttgacgATAGACAGTGATTACCGTTTGatagaaaatgtattaaaaaatatcACAGACCTCTCTCAGTAGCATCACACAGATAGGTCAAAGTTTGACAAAGGGACAGTGGTGAAAGGTGGTTTGCTAAGACTGTGCACATGTGCATCGCATGAACCTTGTATTCTAAGGGAAAGCCTAGCAAATTACTGTCTATGTTTGTGTACGTTTCCCAGTCACCGTTGTGTAACAGAATCCAACTGGAAACAAAAGTCCTTAAGGGTGGTTTCTGGACTGGCCCTCATCACATGAACCAAATGAGCAGTAGGTTTCAATGTCCAGTGTGTTCAGGAGCAGTAAGTATTCCATCATGAATGATTCATTTCCTTAAAAGCATGTTAAAAAGAGCAGCATGTCGAAAATGACCAACGGCTTTGGTTACAGATGCAACTTCATCTTAAGTTGTGCATTTTCATAATCAGTTTTAAAGCAACATGAAAAACCCTTACTGAGCAATTAAATACCTTTGTATTTTTGACTGAACTACAATAATGTGGTAGGTATATCAGTTACATAGTTATTAACAGGAAAATGGAAAAAATGTCTCAAATTACACTAGGATGAAAAACATAGTATAAAATGCACAAACACCAATGTACACGTATTTCTATAAATTAAAAATACATACATTTTCTATTAAAATCCACAAAGGAAATATGCTCTTATAATGCTGATTTGTGTGGTCATAAAAACAGGGGTTTTACATGCTCTACAAATGTAACAACTAAGTAGGGTGAAATAACAAAATGTAGCTTTCGAATACGGAGGAAAAGGAAAATATGACTTTAATGGCGTATTACGGAATCACTTCTGAAAACTAGACAACGGGTTCTTAGTTGTTCATCAAAGAGAGTGAATGATTGACCACTGTCATGCTAACAGGAAGAGTATTGATTGAGAATCGCATGGAGATGTCTGATCCACATCTGCTGTTGATCTATCTCACCACAAGGGGTAGACAAATGCAGCAGCTCACGGAACGATGTGATTAAGGAAGATTGGAGCATTATTTCAAGAGTATCAAAAATAGTTTGTCGCCAGCAGGTTACAGTAAGTAGATTACCTCGTCTCTTAGGCGGTGTCCTGAGCACTGTATGTTGGTATTGAGAaaatagttaatatactgtccatAGGGTGGTTGTGTGTACTCTTCAGTCCAATACAACTTCACAGTGCAGGAGTAGAGAGCCGGTCTTTCCTTAAACAGGCTCACGTTAATTCCCTCTTGTTATTGCTTcccttctctatatgtctctctgtccccagctctctctcgctccctctccctcacacATCTAGAGGATGATGCGGTAGAGCACCCAGCAGCCAAACGTCACCCAGTGGCTGGCCCAGCTCAGCTCCGACCACTTCTGAATGGTGTGGTTGGCCACGCCACTCTGTAGCGGGAGAAAACAGGCATGGGTTTGAAATACACAAATCGACCACAACGCTTTGTTCTGAAAGATCTGACGATGCTACGTGACATTTTGCATAATCAGAGTAATGTATGAGAGTTTGGCCATCTTATAGCTGAAAAGCATTCAGTAAATAGTtacctcctcatcatcatccatGTAGTCCACACTGGAGTTGAACAGAGAGCCCAGGTATGCCAGGTGGAAGACTGCCAGGGCACTGAAAGCTATATTAATAATGTACACCCACGGGGCCTGTGTGgttaggagaaggagaagaaaggtCATGCTGTAATGCAAACATTCTTATTGAGGATTTTTTTGGCATCAATATAAGAGTTATTGCGCAATGTGGTATGGTCCATTTGCATGTGACCAACACTGAAAAATCTTTAGACTTTACACAAGAAAATATCATTATGCATAAATATCACTGTTTTATTTCTTATTGAACCATACCTTTTTGTTCTTGTGAGTGCAGTTTGGCTGACATTTCTTTGACAGAATACAAGCGTTTAAAATGTCTGCCAGTCTCTTCCGCAAAACTGGAACAGAGGGTACGCAATCAATAAGAGGTCACAATGATTTATCCTATCATGCCTACTCACCATTTGCTGTGCATTGTGCCACAGCCAAGTTGATTGTTTGATTAGTAATAAACAAACTCTGCATGTCACCTAAAGTTATTCTCCAGGTGTAAACAATGTTATCCCTGAAAGGTAACGTGGAACTGAAATAAAATTTATATTTTAattctattttattttttatagctAGCCACATCTTCTACAGACTTACCATGCTCAACATATGTGATGAAGGCGAGAGACAGTAGCACTGCACCCAGGTGGAAGCTCAGACCCTAAAGGCCAAAGGAGACGACGGTATAACGAAACGATCTCTTATACACACTCATACTCACACCCACACCTACACACTCATACTTACACCCACACCTACACACTCATACTcacacctacacactcacacactcacacctacacactcacacccacacactcacacctacacactcacacccacacctacacactcatactcacacccacacctacacactcatactcacacacacacctacacactcactcacacccgCACCTACACACTCATACTCACACCCGCACCTACACactcatactcacacacacacccacacactcatactcacacccacacctacacactcatactcacacacacacctacacactcacacCCGCACACTCATACTCACACCTGCACCTACACACTCATactcatactcacacacacacctacacactcatactcacacacacacctacacactcatactcacacacacacctacacactcatACTCACACCTACACACTCATACTCACACCCGCACATGCACACTCATACTCACACCCGCACCTGCTCACTCATACTCACACCCACACCTACACACTCATACTCACACCCGCACCTACACACTCATACTCACACCCGCACCTGCACACTCATACTCACACCCGCACCTGCTCACTCATACTCACACCCACACCTACACactcatactcacacacacacctacacactcactcacacacacacctacacactcatactcacacccacacctacacactcatactcacacccacacctacacactcacacccacacctacacactcatactcacacccacacctacacactcatactcacacacacacctacacactcatACTCACACCCGCACCTACACACTCATACTCACATGTAGAAGTGCACTGGCTGCGTAAGTCACTAGGATGGCTGGAAAGGTTCCAAGGTTGCGAGCACGGGCAAAAACATCTGGGTGATCAGACAGAAACAGTTGTCAGGGGATCAACTTTGTATCCGGTCTAAAAAAAAGAGCAATTGAGTTGGGATGTTTACTGCTTTAAATGTCATTGTAGGAGGACAACTGTGAAAAtagaaggggggaggggggggaaggTTGTATTATTTGATATATGTAGGCTCACAATGCTGTAAATATGTTCTATTTCACAGAAAGCTTACAGGTGCTGAGCCATCGGGACATGGGCAGATTCCACGAGGTGGCCACCTCCACCATAGATCTGGGAAACTCCACATGAAGGGGCCTAGCTACAGTCATATCCCTGGAGAAGAAAACACAGGAATTTCAGTTGGGCTGTTTGAGGGGTAAAAGAGAACTGGGAGGGGGGCAAAACAACTATTTAACTTATAGCAAGTCTATGTCAAGCCTAGTCACCATGATGCTTCAGTGCActgaccatttcaggttgtcttTCTCTTCAGTAAAGCCTGCTCCAGCCAGAGTGGTGCTGGTCTCACTCAGGTAACCCACAAAGTAGTTGCTGAAGTGGAAGGAGAGTGCATTCTCGTAGGCTAGGAGCCAGCTAAAGGTCAATGAAAGAAGGTTCCATTAGAAGACACTTGGCACAATTAAATCCTCAAATCACACTTAACAGCAATACAACTTCTCTATTTTAATATAAATTGCAAAAACATACAGTACCTTGCCACAGCACCTCTGTGCAGCAAACAATTGAAGGAAAATTGTAATCATTTATCaccatttcatttgatttgatacatttAACTGACACAGACTCACATTTTTAAGTCTCATGGCATGAGTGGGCAGGGCAGAGACAGACAAGGTTGGGGGAATGATTGGTGTACAGACGTGCAGGTGACAGGGAGCACAGCTGCTGAGTTAGAAATAGACATGCAGCATTAATTACAGTGACAGGCGGGGGAGACATTCTATCGTCATAATATCAGATAAATAATTACCCGATCTTCCGTTTTGTTTTGCTGGGGATAAAGCCCAGGCAAGACAAGACCATTTATTGAATGGGAGAGAAAGAAACAAATAAGAATCGGACCGTTACACTACTGAAACACATTACTCAAACA
The sequence above is a segment of the Oncorhynchus nerka isolate Pitt River linkage group LG20, Oner_Uvic_2.0, whole genome shotgun sequence genome. Coding sequences within it:
- the LOC115102364 gene encoding protein-serine O-palmitoleoyltransferase porcupine-like, with amino-acid sequence MGSFSRQEFFHELAEGCLLPTAQQGLEQVWQLLVICLLCRLLWILGLPSYVKHLSTVAGGFYALYLFFELHMVWVVLLSLLCYLILFLCRHSSNRATFLSITVLIYLLMGELHMMDTTTWHKMRGSQMVVTMKAISLAFDLDRGVVTNVPSPVEFMGYIYFVGTVIFGPWISFNSYREAIKGRKLSFSWIWKVCVSWVKSQLCLVISNCVAPYLFPYFIPIYGDKLLHNKTKRKIGGAVASWLLAYENALSFHFSNYFVGYLSETSTTLAGAGFTEEKDNLKWDMTVARPLHVEFPRSMVEVATSWNLPMSRWLSTYVFARARNLGTFPAILVTYAASALLHGLSFHLGAVLLSLAFITYVEHVLRKRLADILNACILSKKCQPNCTHKNKKAPWVYIINIAFSALAVFHLAYLGSLFNSSVDYMDDDEESGVANHTIQKWSELSWASHWVTFGCWVLYRIIL